One window of Anaerolineales bacterium genomic DNA carries:
- a CDS encoding restriction endonuclease subunit S encodes MRWAVSDLPAGWVETTIGDVVEPKVEQRTPLENEHFYYIDISSIDRTAKKIVNPQKLSGKDAPSRARQVVASGDVLVSMTRPNLNAVAMVSDDLDKQIASTGFDVLRAKGVDSRWLYYLVRTNDFVTAMSDLVQGALYPAVRPRDIRKFEIPLAPLGEQKRIAEKLDSLLTRVDSCERHLERVPQILKRFRQSVLAAATSGRLTEDWREEKGVDNSATELLQAIANAQNEASIKVRGGAIEPSLGDLPDEVDLPQGWVVAGFDFLAAPEANALKAGPFGSTLKKNMYVPHGYKIYGQEQVIAGDENFGDYFIDEAKYQELITCAVKPGDILISLVGTIGKVLVLSDNSKPGIINPRLVKLSLYKSINRKYISLYLQSPLARHFFESKSHGGTMDILNLGILRELPVLIPSLEEQAEIVRRVESLFAYAERLEARYLSASERVARLTPSMLGKGFRGELVEQDPNDEPAEKLLERVKAGREDVQPQKAGPRGRKGSK; translated from the coding sequence ATGAGGTGGGCAGTGAGTGATTTGCCTGCTGGCTGGGTAGAAACTACGATTGGTGATGTAGTAGAACCAAAGGTGGAACAACGTACACCTTTGGAAAATGAACACTTCTATTACATTGATATTTCATCCATTGATAGAACAGCCAAGAAAATCGTAAACCCACAAAAGTTGTCTGGCAAAGATGCCCCAAGCAGGGCGCGTCAAGTTGTTGCCAGTGGCGACGTGTTGGTTTCAATGACCCGCCCAAACTTGAATGCCGTTGCTATGGTTTCGGATGATTTAGATAAGCAAATTGCTTCAACGGGTTTCGATGTGTTGAGGGCTAAAGGTGTTGACTCTCGTTGGCTTTATTACCTTGTCAGAACCAATGACTTTGTTACTGCAATGTCAGACTTGGTGCAGGGCGCTTTATATCCAGCAGTTCGCCCAAGAGACATTCGCAAATTTGAAATTCCCCTTGCCCCACTGGGCGAACAAAAACGCATTGCCGAAAAACTCGATTCCCTGCTCACCCGCGTGGACTCGTGCGAGCGCCACCTGGAGCGCGTCCCGCAGATACTCAAACGCTTCCGCCAGTCCGTGCTGGCCGCGGCTACATCAGGGAGATTGACGGAGGATTGGAGAGAGGAAAAGGGAGTAGATAATTCAGCGACTGAGTTGCTTCAGGCTATTGCTAATGCACAAAACGAAGCAAGTATAAAAGTTCGTGGTGGAGCAATTGAGCCAAGTTTAGGTGATTTACCCGATGAAGTCGATTTACCTCAAGGATGGGTTGTAGCAGGATTTGATTTCCTTGCTGCGCCTGAAGCCAATGCGTTAAAAGCGGGTCCATTTGGCTCAACGCTCAAAAAGAATATGTACGTCCCTCATGGTTATAAAATTTACGGTCAAGAACAAGTAATTGCTGGGGATGAAAATTTTGGCGATTATTTTATTGATGAAGCGAAATATCAAGAACTAATTACCTGCGCAGTAAAGCCAGGTGATATTTTGATTAGTTTAGTTGGAACGATTGGAAAAGTATTAGTGCTTAGCGATAATTCCAAACCAGGAATCATAAATCCTCGTTTGGTAAAGTTGTCTTTGTACAAATCGATAAATCGAAAATACATAAGCCTTTACTTGCAAAGCCCGTTGGCACGCCATTTCTTTGAATCTAAAAGTCATGGCGGAACAATGGATATTTTGAATCTTGGTATTTTACGAGAGTTGCCAGTTTTAATTCCATCCCTTGAAGAACAAGCCGAAATCGTGCGGCGGGTCGAAAGTCTGTTTGCGTATGCCGAGCGTCTCGAAGCCCGCTATCTGTCCGCTAGTGAGCGGGTCGCGCGGCTTACGCCGTCAATGTTGGGGAAGGGGTTTCGCGGGGAATTGGTGGAGCAGGACCCGAATGATGAACCGGCAGAGAAATTGTTGGAGAGGGTCAAGGCAGGGCGGGAAGATGTCCAGCCGCAGAAGGCGGGTCCGCGCGGGAGGAAGGGAAGTAAGTGA
- a CDS encoding tetratricopeptide repeat protein, with amino-acid sequence MSTKDISALGESEIIQPQATLTELQSFEAQRKIGSKTSTLITFITGLLKYKANDYQSAIYRFEKVKQENNIDELINNAELYYYIGYCSYGLGDYERAIQEYSNVFLFDPQNAKAYTNRGASYHRLKQYQLAIADYDMSIQINPQDITTLNNRGNAYFDTEHYEKALHDFDQAIQINPQHALSYRNRALAYIELGKDELAIEDLNRAILIDSKKAGFYYNRGSLYANMGKYDLAIQDLNMAIQIDSSYALAFNNRGNAYLGLKQYENAIKDYDKALELDPGMQGAYSNRCGAFIERGQYDRAIQDCNKAIQIDNLFSMAYYNRGKAYEHLGQFSDAKADFAKYKELTGQDAP; translated from the coding sequence TTGTCTACAAAAGATATTAGTGCGTTGGGCGAATCGGAAATTATTCAACCACAAGCAACTTTAACTGAACTTCAGTCTTTTGAAGCTCAACGCAAGATTGGCTCGAAAACAAGTACTCTAATTACTTTTATTACGGGCTTGTTGAAATATAAAGCAAATGACTATCAATCTGCAATTTACCGATTTGAAAAAGTGAAGCAAGAGAATAACATCGATGAATTAATAAATAATGCCGAACTTTATTATTATATTGGTTATTGTAGCTACGGATTAGGTGACTACGAACGCGCAATTCAAGAATATAGCAATGTCTTTCTATTTGATCCTCAAAATGCAAAAGCTTATACCAATCGTGGTGCATCATACCACCGCTTAAAACAATACCAGCTTGCCATTGCAGATTATGATATGTCAATCCAAATCAATCCTCAAGATATTACAACGTTAAATAATCGTGGAAACGCCTATTTTGATACAGAACATTATGAAAAAGCTTTGCATGATTTCGATCAAGCAATTCAGATAAACCCACAGCACGCATTGTCATATAGAAATCGGGCGCTTGCGTATATTGAATTAGGAAAAGATGAATTAGCAATAGAAGACTTAAACCGAGCAATTCTGATTGACTCTAAGAAAGCAGGCTTTTATTACAATCGTGGATCGCTCTATGCAAATATGGGTAAATACGACCTTGCCATTCAAGATCTTAATATGGCAATTCAAATAGATTCTAGCTATGCTCTTGCTTTCAATAATCGGGGAAATGCTTATTTAGGATTGAAACAATACGAAAATGCAATAAAAGACTATGATAAAGCTCTTGAGCTTGATCCTGGCATGCAAGGAGCTTACAGTAATCGCTGTGGAGCTTTTATAGAGCGAGGACAATATGATAGGGCAATTCAAGATTGCAATAAAGCAATTCAAATTGACAATCTGTTTTCAATGGCTTATTACAACCGCGGAAAAGCTTACGAACATCTTGGTCAATTTTCAGATGCTAAAGCTGATTTTGCCAAATACAAAGAACTCACAGGGCAGGATGCGCCATGA
- a CDS encoding GAF domain-containing protein yields MNEKTVNIRNPEMGASKIAKVLLGRLDRRLVEPAGAFVRISGWVMLTLIGYITMFGSLDARAKTNVLFWLIGYALYLLILEWVRRRGTEYYDSNRFRSFRIGFNLVAVTILGAVAPAERYIFVFAYTLPIIAAIAYFTGKIWVQIFVAALVLVGLIIGQILSPGAFLITAELISSIFILAALAIGFEVFRRRVYSSPSNLTEVARELHKTLDLQQLMIEILDRALEITQAQRGLIIVVNPENKRYVGHALKNFTLVEHRSIEDLALKCRVIKNGEPFESDDMQAAFNKSIYRDFFAAQPRSLAARPIYNRTGQVMGVINVAHDDAGTFDRISKHQLREFAYLIGNAIENCFEHRRVQLSEAKSRETGEKFVSADSEDQVIQILIQEARLLIPHSEKITLHQFLPNNEELLPLHSITPETTSQYFPWSGQKTRGLKPDMRLGYGLAGHALEQRETILVNNTQHHPWFVRLDEKEDINSLLVAPLLDPDGVDYYGTISLESSKVSAFSLEDETRLTSLSSQASRVIARMRDFESWRKQGGALRQILEKIGAFNPDASENDLCGQIAEEGARLLGFKVAVIRKLDKDGETLTTVAVTGVSSAKKKKLLGTHFPYSELKPFLIDDVRAESSYLIKRTTPAWQEFVDRYLYKPPSGRNRKSRWDVYDALITPLQDSSGMLLGILTLDVPGTGTEPSKQVLELIGVFANSASWVIELSRTHQRLKEQKSRTESFIDTISRELADCRDVPAISEVVVQAGAKLLSAEGCSIYLVHGDYIELAHSNYLNKAGYIKRRKPITDQPGSGLTGWVAARGEILCLNNGRYTKHPAWAGEQDHLEYLPSRSCRSVLLAPVKDKEGKVIGVLTLENKRAVGGLKDFDDEDVMRLQRLAAEFAMALEVIGLYDEMREWERSGLADDIHDLINWYHSGVVLWIEALGDWFNKGDYEKTRELLPDLLQHSHTTVNELKTLHTIFLNKSFEASTLKQALEEVMTVWKTRAMPKHKGRMNIDLNCPLDLDIPVKLRNTLIRIASLAFSNAIQHSGILDDPAVLIRVQVKKSGRRIILSVMDNGRGMDLENLRPGFGLERMKQLNEKINNWGVAKSDLKIDSRVGRGTQIVLTLLPIPGKGIESDRRLQ; encoded by the coding sequence ATGAACGAGAAAACCGTGAACATTAGAAACCCCGAGATGGGAGCCAGTAAAATCGCAAAGGTTCTCCTCGGCCGTCTCGACCGCCGCTTGGTCGAACCAGCCGGGGCGTTCGTGCGCATTTCAGGCTGGGTCATGTTGACTTTGATCGGCTACATCACCATGTTCGGCAGTTTGGATGCCCGCGCGAAGACAAATGTTCTGTTTTGGCTAATTGGCTACGCGCTCTACCTGCTCATCCTGGAGTGGGTCCGCAGGCGGGGAACGGAATACTACGACAGCAATAGATTTAGAAGTTTTCGAATCGGCTTCAACTTGGTGGCGGTCACCATCCTCGGTGCAGTTGCCCCCGCCGAAAGGTACATCTTCGTATTTGCCTACACACTTCCAATCATTGCCGCCATTGCCTACTTCACCGGGAAGATATGGGTTCAGATTTTCGTCGCCGCCCTGGTGCTGGTCGGGCTGATTATTGGTCAGATTCTTTCCCCCGGCGCATTCCTGATCACCGCCGAACTGATATCGTCCATTTTTATCTTGGCTGCTCTCGCAATCGGTTTTGAGGTATTTCGCAGGCGCGTTTATAGCTCGCCCAGCAATCTCACGGAGGTTGCCCGGGAACTGCACAAGACCCTCGATCTTCAACAACTCATGATAGAGATTCTCGACCGCGCCTTGGAGATCACACAGGCTCAACGCGGTTTGATTATTGTTGTCAATCCGGAGAACAAGCGTTACGTCGGGCACGCGCTCAAGAATTTCACCCTTGTGGAACACAGGTCCATCGAAGACTTGGCGCTTAAATGCCGTGTCATCAAAAACGGGGAGCCCTTTGAGAGCGACGATATGCAGGCTGCCTTCAACAAAAGCATATACAGGGATTTTTTTGCGGCACAGCCTCGTTCTTTGGCGGCCCGCCCGATTTACAATCGCACCGGTCAGGTCATGGGAGTGATCAATGTCGCCCATGACGATGCCGGGACCTTTGACAGGATTTCGAAACATCAGTTGAGGGAATTCGCCTATCTCATCGGCAATGCCATCGAAAATTGTTTCGAGCATCGCAGGGTCCAGCTCAGCGAGGCAAAGAGCCGCGAAACCGGGGAAAAATTTGTATCGGCGGATAGCGAAGACCAAGTCATCCAAATTCTCATTCAGGAGGCACGCCTGCTGATTCCGCACTCCGAAAAGATAACCCTGCACCAATTCCTGCCCAACAATGAGGAACTTTTGCCCCTCCATTCCATCACACCCGAGACGACCTCCCAATATTTTCCGTGGTCTGGGCAAAAGACCCGGGGCCTCAAACCGGATATGCGCCTCGGCTATGGCCTCGCGGGGCACGCCCTGGAACAAAGGGAGACCATCCTGGTAAACAACACCCAGCATCATCCTTGGTTTGTGCGCTTGGATGAGAAAGAGGATATAAATTCCCTGCTGGTTGCTCCCTTGCTGGATCCGGATGGCGTGGATTATTACGGCACCATCAGCCTGGAAAGTTCGAAGGTTTCGGCCTTCAGCCTCGAGGATGAAACCAGGCTCACATCGCTATCGTCGCAGGCGTCCCGGGTCATTGCCAGGATGAGGGATTTTGAATCATGGCGCAAACAGGGAGGTGCTCTCCGGCAAATTCTTGAAAAAATTGGCGCCTTCAATCCGGATGCCTCTGAAAATGATCTTTGCGGACAGATCGCCGAGGAGGGAGCGCGTCTGTTAGGCTTCAAGGTGGCCGTAATTCGAAAATTGGATAAGGATGGAGAGACCTTGACCACGGTCGCTGTGACGGGCGTTTCCTCTGCAAAGAAGAAGAAACTGCTCGGAACGCATTTTCCATACAGCGAATTGAAACCATTTCTCATCGATGACGTTCGCGCCGAAAGTTCCTATCTGATTAAACGAACGACCCCGGCCTGGCAGGAGTTCGTTGACCGGTATTTATACAAACCCCCTTCCGGCAGAAACAGGAAAAGCCGCTGGGACGTCTACGACGCTCTTATTACACCCTTGCAGGATTCTTCCGGAATGTTATTGGGAATCCTCACCCTCGACGTTCCCGGTACGGGCACCGAGCCGAGCAAACAGGTCTTGGAATTGATCGGGGTGTTTGCCAATTCCGCCAGTTGGGTGATTGAATTAAGCCGCACTCATCAAAGGCTCAAGGAACAAAAATCTCGCACCGAGTCGTTTATTGACACCATCAGCAGGGAGCTTGCGGACTGTCGCGACGTCCCTGCCATCAGCGAAGTGGTCGTGCAGGCAGGCGCAAAATTATTAAGTGCTGAAGGTTGCTCCATCTATTTGGTACATGGCGATTACATTGAACTCGCGCACTCCAATTACCTGAACAAGGCCGGTTATATCAAACGCCGCAAGCCGATTACCGATCAGCCGGGGTCCGGCTTGACAGGCTGGGTGGCGGCGCGCGGGGAGATTCTTTGTCTTAACAACGGAAGATACACGAAGCATCCGGCTTGGGCTGGCGAGCAGGATCACTTGGAATACCTTCCCAGCAGATCGTGTCGTTCGGTTTTACTTGCCCCTGTTAAGGACAAGGAAGGTAAGGTTATAGGTGTGTTGACGCTCGAAAACAAGCGGGCGGTTGGTGGTCTTAAGGATTTTGATGATGAGGATGTAATGCGCCTTCAGCGTCTCGCAGCTGAATTCGCAATGGCGCTGGAAGTGATCGGGCTGTATGATGAAATGCGGGAATGGGAACGCTCTGGTTTGGCCGATGATATCCATGACCTGATCAACTGGTATCATTCTGGTGTGGTATTGTGGATCGAAGCCCTCGGCGATTGGTTCAATAAGGGGGATTATGAAAAGACTCGGGAACTCCTTCCGGACCTCCTCCAGCACTCCCACACAACTGTGAATGAACTGAAGACATTACACACTATATTTCTCAACAAATCTTTTGAAGCCTCTACGCTGAAACAGGCGCTTGAGGAGGTCATGACCGTTTGGAAAACTCGGGCGATGCCAAAACACAAGGGCAGGATGAATATTGATTTAAATTGCCCCTTGGACTTGGATATACCCGTAAAATTGAGAAATACCCTGATTCGCATTGCGTCATTGGCTTTTTCGAACGCCATCCAGCACTCCGGTATCCTTGACGATCCTGCGGTTTTAATTCGTGTGCAGGTTAAAAAAAGCGGGCGGCGCATTATTCTGTCTGTAATGGATAATGGTCGCGGGATGGATCTGGAAAACTTGCGTCCGGGCTTTGGTCTGGAGCGTATGAAACAATTAAATGAAAAAATTAATAATTGGGGGGTGGCAAAATCGGATTTGAAGATCGACTCCAGGGTCGGGCGGGGGACACAGATCGTTCTGACTCTTCTCCCAATTCCCGGAAAAGGAATCGAATCGGATAGGAGACTGCAATGA
- a CDS encoding response regulator transcription factor — MIKKIRVLLADDTLIAREGWKRILETAGDMEVVGEARTASETERRVRELKPDILLMDLQWFGDDSAGWMAINEIKKKHKLRIIAVTAYENLIRDARRVGADSALLKTFTREELLNEIREQYARPVKKFEPSPLLEIRHGEILTRREMQVIQLLGEGHSDKEIAKLLGIALPTAKNHVKKIIEKLDAKNRTHAVSNAREMGILN, encoded by the coding sequence ATGATCAAAAAGATAAGGGTTTTGTTAGCGGATGACACCTTGATCGCGAGGGAAGGCTGGAAACGCATACTTGAGACCGCGGGTGATATGGAAGTGGTTGGAGAGGCCAGGACCGCCTCTGAAACGGAACGTCGCGTTCGGGAATTGAAGCCTGATATCCTCCTCATGGACTTGCAATGGTTTGGTGATGATTCTGCTGGTTGGATGGCGATAAATGAGATCAAGAAAAAGCACAAGCTGAGGATAATTGCTGTCACGGCGTACGAAAATCTCATACGGGATGCTCGTCGAGTCGGAGCAGATTCCGCATTGCTGAAGACATTCACTCGTGAAGAGTTGCTGAACGAGATTCGCGAACAATATGCACGCCCCGTAAAAAAATTTGAGCCTTCACCTCTTCTGGAAATACGGCATGGTGAAATTCTAACGAGGCGTGAAATGCAGGTGATTCAATTGTTGGGGGAAGGTCACTCGGATAAGGAAATCGCTAAACTGCTTGGTATCGCTTTGCCCACCGCCAAAAACCACGTCAAGAAGATCATCGAAAAGCTTGATGCAAAGAATAGAACCCACGCGGTTTCCAATGCTCGCGAAATGGGTATTTTGAACTAA
- a CDS encoding transposase has product MALPSPRPRTVSRPSLAASRKRGGQPGNQNARKTGAYSGHHPGPLALVRNQIENLQSDIYAGRITLDQSRQTAAPLLEQLGKESSLTSIRLDIKLIKVLSTRSFMNTPLILLRRGMQSIAVHAWAYIESTFRANGIERDADSFFPVSKKSARNSPASAAFDPLPPGHPSYATNLTDDQWALLAPLIPPDPPLDWLQGQPPLIIAANRWGFSRYQPGSDFNDFTVLLEHDRIASRFPALQASRSASLQTRKRGRPKNRLSPRAMLDAILWKLATGHGWDALPDEFPPMRLCRKYYRRLFLSGRLYTILLALYNHLRIEQGVDLYACYEQGDFTTTPSQSISLAPDIPLTNANCMALLFMQLAREEYTRLERERKMKNPLYPLLPIFKGQSALTTARLPHTPPPPSFEPLEISPIGKRFQKLAYGQKVIQRQVSKRQKKKQPEVRKTDDARHKGYNPPP; this is encoded by the coding sequence ATGGCGCTTCCCTCTCCTCGCCCCCGCACGGTATCCCGTCCCTCTCTCGCCGCCTCGCGTAAACGCGGCGGTCAGCCCGGTAATCAAAACGCGCGCAAAACAGGCGCTTATTCCGGGCATCATCCGGGTCCCCTTGCTTTGGTTCGCAATCAGATCGAAAATCTGCAATCGGACATTTACGCAGGTCGAATCACCTTGGATCAATCGCGCCAGACCGCTGCCCCCCTTCTTGAACAGCTCGGGAAGGAATCCTCCCTCACATCGATCCGATTGGATATCAAGTTGATAAAGGTGTTATCGACCCGATCCTTCATGAATACCCCCCTCATCCTTTTGCGCAGGGGTATGCAGTCCATCGCAGTTCATGCGTGGGCATATATCGAATCCACCTTCAGGGCGAATGGCATCGAACGCGACGCCGATTCGTTTTTTCCCGTTTCGAAAAAGAGTGCACGAAATTCCCCCGCATCAGCCGCTTTCGACCCCCTCCCGCCCGGTCATCCATCCTATGCCACCAACCTCACCGACGACCAGTGGGCGCTCCTTGCCCCCCTCATCCCGCCCGATCCCCCTCTGGACTGGTTGCAAGGCCAGCCGCCCCTCATCATAGCCGCCAACCGTTGGGGCTTCTCCCGCTACCAGCCCGGCAGCGATTTCAATGATTTCACGGTCCTGCTGGAACATGACCGCATCGCCTCCCGCTTCCCTGCCTTGCAGGCGTCCCGATCCGCTTCCCTCCAAACGCGAAAGCGCGGACGCCCAAAGAACCGGCTCTCCCCGCGTGCCATGCTCGATGCCATTCTTTGGAAGCTTGCCACAGGCCACGGCTGGGACGCCCTTCCCGATGAATTCCCCCCTATGCGCCTCTGCCGCAAATACTATCGCCGCCTCTTCTTGAGCGGCCGTCTTTACACCATCCTCCTCGCCCTCTACAACCATCTCCGCATCGAGCAGGGTGTCGATCTTTACGCCTGTTACGAGCAGGGCGACTTCACCACCACACCTTCCCAGTCCATCTCGCTTGCCCCCGATATCCCTCTCACCAATGCCAATTGCATGGCTCTTCTTTTTATGCAATTGGCGCGTGAGGAATATACCCGCCTCGAGCGCGAAAGAAAAATGAAAAATCCGCTTTATCCCCTCCTCCCTATATTCAAGGGGCAGAGCGCGCTTACCACAGCCCGGCTTCCCCACACCCCGCCGCCTCCATCCTTCGAACCTCTTGAAATCAGTCCCATCGGAAAACGATTTCAAAAACTCGCGTATGGGCAGAAGGTCATCCAACGGCAGGTTTCCAAACGTCAAAAGAAAAAACAGCCGGAGGTCCGGAAGACAGATGATGCCCGGCACAAAGGATATAATCCCCCGCCATGA
- a CDS encoding fused MFS/spermidine synthase: MKRYLLFTVFISGMTTLGVELAAGRLIGNVFGTSNLVWASIIGLILIYLTLGYFLGGKWADKDPTPLAMYRILAWAAFTVGLVPYAAVPVLRSAADAFEALSVGILAGSFIVVLILFIVPITLLGMISPYAIRLSVDDTSKAGQISGQIYAISTLGSFIGTFLPTLVFIPTIGTTKTFLFFGCFLLFVALAGLGIFAGRKEMFKLMWMPVLLAIIAVIFANQSLKNNTGQVYETESEYNYIQVQEQNGYTLLRLNDGQGVHSIYHPDVLYYNGPWEQFLVGPYFYENRSPGDVHKMAIIGLAAGTAARQATIVYGEDLQIDGYELDPRIVEVGYEYFDMGSPNLNVFIGDGRLNLERSPEKYDIIGVDAYRPPYIPPHMTTLEFFTICASRLTDDGVLTLNVGSTPGDRRLIDGLATTMSQVFPSIHIMDIPGTLNTMLFATKQPTTPDAFLANLQHLAQDASLNPLLVATMSSTYTHLKPGYERTTVFTDDLAPIEWIVNDMVVKFVLQGGLEFLQ; the protein is encoded by the coding sequence ATGAAACGTTATCTACTCTTCACTGTCTTCATCTCCGGCATGACCACGCTTGGGGTCGAACTCGCGGCGGGGCGCCTCATCGGCAACGTCTTCGGCACGAGCAATCTCGTCTGGGCGAGCATCATCGGCTTGATTCTCATCTATCTCACGCTGGGGTACTTCCTCGGCGGAAAATGGGCGGACAAAGACCCGACTCCGCTCGCAATGTATCGCATTCTTGCATGGGCGGCATTCACAGTGGGATTGGTCCCCTATGCCGCTGTGCCCGTCCTCCGGTCCGCGGCGGATGCGTTCGAAGCCTTGAGCGTCGGCATCCTTGCAGGGTCGTTCATCGTCGTATTGATTCTCTTCATCGTTCCCATCACCCTGCTCGGGATGATCTCGCCCTACGCCATCCGCCTCTCGGTGGACGATACGAGCAAAGCCGGGCAGATCTCCGGGCAGATTTATGCGATCTCCACTCTCGGTTCTTTCATCGGGACGTTTCTTCCCACGCTTGTTTTCATTCCCACCATCGGCACGACAAAAACATTTTTATTCTTTGGTTGCTTCCTGCTGTTCGTTGCTTTGGCGGGCTTGGGAATATTTGCGGGCAGAAAGGAAATGTTCAAACTGATGTGGATGCCCGTTTTACTTGCGATCATCGCGGTCATCTTCGCGAACCAATCGCTTAAGAACAACACCGGTCAGGTCTACGAGACCGAGTCTGAATACAACTACATCCAGGTGCAGGAGCAGAACGGGTACACCCTCCTGCGGCTCAACGACGGGCAGGGGGTTCACTCCATCTATCACCCCGATGTTCTTTACTACAACGGACCCTGGGAGCAATTTTTGGTCGGACCGTATTTCTACGAAAACCGTTCACCCGGCGACGTTCACAAAATGGCGATCATCGGGCTTGCCGCAGGGACGGCAGCCCGCCAGGCGACGATCGTTTACGGCGAGGATCTGCAGATCGATGGCTATGAACTCGACCCAAGGATCGTGGAAGTTGGTTATGAATATTTCGACATGGGTTCCCCGAACTTGAATGTCTTCATCGGCGACGGAAGGTTGAACCTCGAGAGGTCCCCCGAAAAGTACGATATCATCGGCGTGGACGCGTACCGCCCGCCGTACATCCCGCCCCACATGACGACACTGGAATTTTTCACCATCTGCGCCTCCCGCCTGACCGATGACGGAGTCCTGACCCTCAATGTCGGTTCCACGCCGGGAGATCGCCGCCTCATCGACGGACTCGCCACGACCATGTCGCAGGTCTTCCCCTCCATTCACATCATGGACATCCCCGGCACCTTGAACACGATGCTCTTCGCGACCAAACAACCGACAACTCCCGACGCTTTTCTCGCCAACCTTCAACACCTTGCCCAGGATGCCAGCCTGAATCCTTTGCTCGTCGCGACCATGTCCTCCACGTATACCCACCTGAAACCCGGCTACGAAAGGACGACTGTCTTTACAGACGATCTCGCCCCCATCGAGTGGATCGTCAACGATATGGTCGTAAAGTTCGTTTTGCAGGGCGGGTTGGAATTCCTGCAGTGA
- a CDS encoding TIGR01906 family membrane protein, which translates to MKSLSYLVSLAVPFALIGFALRVMLTPLYYTVEYNMPYFPKDEYGFTKEDRLKWAKPSVEYLVNDADISYLAELKFDDGMPIYDYRELSHMEDVKSVVQGALKTWYVSLGILLIFIFLFWRINALPEYFNALRRGGLWMIGFAAILALIAAAGILLNPDIFWAFFAWFHSLFFKGDSWLFYYSDTLIRLFPIRFWQDAVICMAVIALGGGAALAVGLKTR; encoded by the coding sequence GTGAAATCCCTCTCCTATCTCGTTTCTCTCGCTGTACCTTTCGCGCTCATTGGGTTCGCCCTGCGGGTCATGCTCACCCCTTTGTATTACACCGTCGAATACAATATGCCGTACTTCCCGAAAGATGAATATGGCTTTACAAAAGAAGACCGCCTGAAATGGGCGAAGCCTTCGGTGGAATATCTCGTCAACGACGCGGACATCTCCTATCTGGCTGAATTGAAATTCGACGACGGAATGCCCATCTACGATTACCGCGAGCTCAGCCACATGGAGGATGTCAAAAGCGTTGTGCAAGGTGCATTGAAAACCTGGTACGTCTCGCTTGGAATTCTCCTAATTTTCATATTTCTCTTTTGGAGAATCAACGCCCTTCCCGAATATTTCAACGCCCTCCGCCGCGGCGGACTTTGGATGATCGGGTTTGCTGCTATATTGGCGCTCATCGCCGCGGCGGGCATCCTGCTCAACCCGGATATATTCTGGGCATTCTTCGCCTGGTTCCATTCCCTTTTCTTCAAAGGCGACTCATGGCTCTTCTATTATTCCGACACGCTCATCCGGCTCTTCCCCATCCGCTTCTGGCAGGACGCGGTCATTTGCATGGCGGTCATCGCGCTCGGAGGCGGAGCAGCGCTGGCGGTTGGATTGAAAACCCGGTAA
- the fabG gene encoding 3-oxoacyl-[acyl-carrier-protein] reductase: MAFNLSLENKVAVVTGGSRGIGRAIALEFAERGASVVVNYNKSPEAAEEVVKKIQEKGGKATAFQADVSDFKQAEALIKFAIETFGDLSILVNNAGITRDQLIMMMPETDWDAVISTNLKSTFNCSKAAVKHMMRKRVGRIINMASVAGQMGNPGQTNYSASKGGQIAFTKALAREIAARNITVNAIAPGFIDTEILDAMSPETLEAALKLVPLARKGTVDEVAYAASFLASDGAAFITGQVLGVDGGMAMM; encoded by the coding sequence ATGGCATTCAACCTTTCACTGGAAAACAAGGTCGCCGTCGTCACAGGCGGGTCGCGGGGAATCGGCCGCGCCATTGCGCTCGAATTCGCAGAGCGCGGCGCGTCGGTGGTGGTCAATTACAACAAGTCGCCCGAAGCCGCAGAGGAAGTGGTTAAAAAAATTCAAGAGAAGGGCGGGAAAGCTACCGCCTTCCAGGCAGATGTCTCCGATTTCAAACAAGCCGAGGCATTGATCAAATTTGCCATCGAAACCTTCGGCGATCTGAGCATCCTCGTTAATAATGCGGGAATCACCCGCGATCAACTCATCATGATGATGCCCGAAACCGATTGGGATGCGGTGATCAGCACAAACCTGAAGAGCACATTCAACTGTTCGAAAGCCGCCGTCAAACACATGATGCGAAAACGGGTGGGAAGGATCATCAACATGGCTTCGGTCGCCGGACAGATGGGCAACCCCGGGCAGACGAATTACTCCGCATCGAAAGGCGGGCAGATCGCATTCACCAAAGCCCTGGCGCGTGAAATTGCAGCGCGCAATATTACCGTCAATGCCATTGCGCCGGGATTCATCGACACGGAAATCCTCGACGCGATGTCGCCTGAGACGCTCGAAGCCGCGCTGAAACTCGTGCCGCTCGCCCGCAAAGGCACCGTCGATGAAGTCGCATACGCCGCGTCCTTCCTTGCATCGGATGGAGCCGCATTCATCACCGGTCAAGTCCTCGGCGTGGACGGCGGCATGGCAATGATGTAA